The Enterobacter mori genomic interval GCCAGGGATCGATTTTGCGGGCCGAGTGCATACCAGCGAAGATCCTCGCTTCCATGCTGGTCAGCAAGTACTGCTCACGGGCTGGGGCGTGGGAGAAAATCACTGGGGCGGGCTGGCCTCACAAGCCCGCGTGAAAGGTGACTGGCTGGTACCGCTGCCAAAAGGGCTGGATGGTCGCAAAGCGATGATCATCGGTACCGCAGGGTTTACCGCCATGCTGTGCGTGATGGCGCTTGAAGATGCCGGTATTCGTCCAGAGTCCGGTGAGATTGTCGTGACCGGTGCCAGCGGTGGCGTGGGTAGCACGGCGGTGACGCTGCTGCACAAGTTGGGGTATCAGGTTGCAGCGGTGTCTGGCCGCCAAAGCACCCATGACTATCTGCGCCAGCTCGGCGCCAGCCGAATTCTGGGCCGCGAAGAGTTTGCCGAAACTCGCCCGCTGGAAAAACAGATCTGGGCGGGAGCAGTGGATACCGTCGGTGACAAAGTCCTGGCGAAAGTGCTGGCGCAGATGAACTACGGCGGCTGCGTGGCGGCCTGTGGCCTGGCGGGCGGTTTTGCCCTGCCAACCACCGTGATGCCATTCATTCTGCGTAACGTTCGCCTGCAGGGTGTGGATTCCGTGATGACTCCGCCTGCCCGCCGTGCAGAAGCCTGGGAACGTCTGGTGCGCGACCTGCCGGATTCATTCTATACCCAGAGCGCCACCGAGATTACGCTCAGCCAGGCACCTGAATATGCCAGTAAAATCATGGACAACCAGTTCCACGGTCGTGCGCTGGTGAAAATTGCCTAATCTTCAATTTTTCGTGACATATTCGCGATAACGCTTCTCCTCCGTCATGCTTAGAAAAACGCATGACGGAGGATGCCATGAAAAACCGAAAACTGACGGAAGCCGACGTAACGTCAGAATCTGTCTTTATGTTACAGCGCCGCCAGATCCTGAAAATGCTTGGCATCAGCGCCACTGCGCTGACCCTTACTCCTGCGGCTCATGCCGATCTGCTCGACTGGTTTAAAGGCAACGATCGTCCGAAAGCCCCTTCCGGTGCCCCGCTCACCTTTACGAAACCGGCCGAATGGCAAAACAAACTGACGCTCACGCCGGAAGATAAAGTTACCGGCTATAACAACTTCTACGAATTTGGTCTGGATAAAGCCGATCCCGCCGCGAACGCGGGCAGCATGAAAACCGATCCCTGGACGCTGAAGATTGACGGTGAAGTGGCAAAGCCGCTGACGCTGGACCACCACGATCTCACCACCCGTTTCCCGCTCGAAGAACGCATCTACCGGATGCGCTGTGTAGAAGCCTGGTCGATGGTCGTACCCTGGGTCGGCTTCCCGCTGCATAAGCTGCTGGCAATGGTGGAACCCACCAGCAATGCAAAATACGTCTCCTTCCAGACGCGCTACGCCCCGGACGAGATGCCGGGCCAGAAGGATCGGTTCATCGGCGGCGGGCTTGAGTATCCTTATGTCGAAGGGTTACGCCTCGACGAAGCGATGCATCCCCTCACGCTGCTGACCGTGGGGGTGTATGGCAAAGCGCTTCCGCCGCAAAACGGTGCGCCTATTCGTTTAACCGTCCCCTGGAAATATGGCTTTAAAGGGATCAAATCGATCGTCAGCATTAAGCTTACCCGCGAGCGACCTCCAACCACCTGGAACCTGGCGGCACCCGGTGAATACGGTTTTTTTGCTAACGTGAACCCACACGTTGACCATCCGCGCTGGTCACAGGCTACCGAGCGGTTTATCGGCTCCGGCGGTGCACTGGATGTGAAACGCCAGCCTACACTGCTGTTTAATGGCTATGCGGATGAAGTGGCATCGCTCTATCGTGGGCTGAATTTACGGGAGAACTTCTGAGTGCGTTTAACCGTTAAGCATATAGCCTGGCTCAAAGTGTTATTGCATCTGGCCGGTTTGCTTCCTTTTATCTGGCTATTCTGGGCGGTCAGTCACGGCGCATTCAGCGCCGATCCCGCGAAAGATATTCAACATTTTACCGGTAGGATGGCTCTGAAATTTTTGCTGGCAACCTTGCTGATATCGCCGCTGGCGCGCTACGCTAAACAACCACTTTTGATACGCACCCGTCGGCTGCTGGGGTTATGGTGTTTTGCCTGGGCGACGCTGCACCTCACCAGCTACGCGCTTCTGGAGTTGGGCATTAATAATCTGGCACTGTTAGGCCGCGAACTGGTTACCCGTCCGTATCTGACGCTGGGCATTGTAAGCTGGCTGGTGTTGCTGGCATTAGCGCTGACCTCCACGCAATATGCCCAGCGAAAACTGGGCAGGCGCTGGCAACTCTTGCACAACTTCGTCTATCTTGTCGCGATCCTCGCCCCCATTCACTACCTGTGGTCAGTGAAGATTTTATCGCCGCAGCCGGTCATCTATGCCCTGCTCGCACTCGCGCTTTTAGCGTGGCGTTATAAGAAGTTCCGCCAGTGGTGGCGATAGTTCACGAAACTGTGCGTTTTCCCGCAGATTACTTATCAACCGTGAATCTTTTTCCGATAGCGGTTGATAATCTTCCCTGATAAGACCAGTATTTAGCTGCCAAATGCTACGAAATCGTTATAATGTGCGACTTCGGTTTTCCGGACGGGGGTTTTAGGCCTCTGAAAGGGTGACATTTGCGCTTTGAAGGTATATTTTGTTTTTTACCCGAAAATCGCAGGAGATAGCGGCACAATGGCTGATAAATTCCAGATCTTAGTTTTGAACGGACCGAACCTGAACATGCTCGGCACCCGTGAGCCAGAGAAATATGGCACGCTGACATTGAGCGAAATTGTTAACCGTCTGAGCACGGAAGCAGCTTCGTTGAATGTGGATTTGGACCATTTTCAGTCAAACGCGGAGTACGCAATCATCGACCGTATTCATCAGGCTAAAGACAATGTGGACTATATCCTGATCAATCCGGCCGCGTTTACGCACACCAGTGTAGCTATTCGCGACGCACTGCTCGCGGTGAGTATCCCGTTTATCGAGATCCATCTGAGTAACGTGCACGCCCGAGAGCCGTTCCGCCACCATTCCTATCTGTCAGATATCGCCGCTGGCGTGATCTGTGGTCTGGGTGCAGACGGTTATTCATACGCTTTACAGACAGCGGTAAAACGCTTGTCACAATCAAACTAAACAAGAGTACGGAACCCACTCATGGATATTCGTAAGATTAAAAAACTGATCGAGCTGGTTGAAGAATCAGGCATCTCCGAACTGGAAATTTCTGAAGGCGAAGAGTCTGTACGCATCAGCCGTGCAGCCCCAGCCGCTAGCTTCCCGGTAATGCAGCAAGCTTATGCTGCGCCAGTGCAGCAGCCTGCGCTTTCGGCAGCCGTTGCGCCAGCCGCAGAAGCCGCACCTGCAGCAGCTGCAGAAATCAGTGGTCACATCGTACGTTCCCCAATGGTTGGTACTTTCTACCGCACCCCGAGCCCGGACGCGAAGGCGTTCATCGAAGTGGGTCAGAAAGTCAACGTAGGCGATACCCTGTGCATCGTTGAAGCGATGAAAATGATGAACCAGATCGAAGCTGACAAGTCAGGTACTGTGAAAGCGATTCTGGTCGAAAGTGGTCAGCCGGTAGAATTTGACGAGCCGCTGGTCGTCATCGAGTAACGAGGCGAACATGCTGGATAAAATTGTTATCGCCAACCGTGGCGAGATTGCACTGCGTATTCTTCGTGCCTGTAAAGAACTGGGCATCAAGACCGTGGCCGTGCACTCAAGCGCGGATCGCGATTTAAAACACGTATTGCTGGCGGATGAGACGGTCTGTATTGGCCCGGCTCCGTCCGTAAAAAGCTATCTGAACATCCCGGCTATCATCAGCGCCGCTGAAATCACCGGCGCGGTGGCAATTCATCCGGGTTACGGCTTCCTCTCTGAGAACGCCAACTTTGCTGAGCAGGTTGAACGCTCTGGCTTTATCTTCATCGGCCCGAAAGCCGACACCATTCGCCTGATGGGCGACAAAGTGTCTGCAATTACTGCGATGAAAAAAGCCGGTGTTCCAACCGTACCAGGCTCTGACGGCCCTCTGACCGACGACATGGATGCTAACCGTGCTCATGCTAAACGCATTGGCTACCCGGTTATCATCAAGGCGTCCGGCGGCGGCGGCGGTCGCGGTATGCGCGTTGTGCGCAGCGATGCTGAACTGGCGCAGTCCATCTCCATGACCAAAGCAGAAGCGAAAGCCGCTTTCAGCAATGACATGGTGTACATGGAAAAATACCTGGAAAACCCACGCCACATCGAAATTCAGGTGCTGGCTGACGGTCAGGGTAACGCCATCTATCTGGCTGAACGCGACTGCTCCATGCAGCGTCGTCACCAGAAAGTGGTCGAAGAAGCGCCAGCACCGGGCATTACCCCGGAACTGCGTCGCTACATCGGCGAGCGTTGCTCCAAAGCGTGTGTCGATATCGGCTATCGCGGTGCAGGTACCTTTGAGTTCCTGTTCGAAAACGGCGAGTTCTATTTCATTGAAATGAACACCCGTATTCAGGTTGAACACCCTGTGACAGAAATGATCACCGGCGTTGACCTGATCAAAGAACAGCTGCGTATCGCTGCAGGCCAGCCGCTGTCCATCAAGCAGGAAGAAGTTGTGGTGAAAGGCCATGCGGTAGAATGCCGTATTAACGCCGAAGACCCGAACACCTTCCTGCCAAGCCCGGGTAAAATCACGCGTTTCCACGCGCCGGGTGGCTTTGGTGTGCGCTGGGAGTCTCATATCTACGCCGGTTACACCGTACCGCCGTACTATGACTCAATGATCGGTAAGCTGATCTGCTACGGCGAAAACCGTGACGTGGCGATTGCCCGCATGAAGAACGCCCTGCAGGAGCTGATCATCGACGGCATTAAAACCAACGTCGATCTGCAGATGCGCATCATGAGCGACGAGCACTTCCAGAATGGTGGGACTAACATCCACTATCTTGAGAAGAAACTCGGTCTGCACGAGAAGTAAGACTGCAACAACGCGAAAAGGCCGGATTATCCGGCCTTTTTTATTTCTGGGGATCGCCAGGCCCCATCATGTACAATCCCCGCTTTCTTCATCCACAAGGGACATAAAATGGACAAGCGTTTTGTTCAGGCCCATAAAGAAGCGCGCTGGGCGCTGTGGCTGACCCTTCTCTATCTTGCCGCATGGTTAGTAACTGCTTACTTACCTGACTCCGCTATTGGCATCACCGGCCTGCCGCACTGGTTTGAAATGGCCTGCCTGCTGGTACCGTTGGTCTTTATCCTGCTGTGCTGGGCAATGGTGAAATTCATTTATCGTGATATCCCGCTGGAGGACGATGATGCAGCTTGAAGTCATTCTGCCGCTTATCGCTTACTTGTTAGTGGTATTTGGTTTGTCCGTTTACGCCATGCGGAAACGCACGACAGGTAGCTTCCTGAACGAGTATTTCCTCGGTAGCCGCTCGATGGGCGGCGTCGTGCTGGCCATGACGCTGACCGCGACCTACATCAGCGCCAGTTCATTTATCGGTGGACCCGGTGCCGCCTATAAATACGGGTTAGGCTGGGTGCTGCTGGCAATGATCCAGCTTCCTGCCGTCTGGCTCTCGCTCGGCATACTGGGCAAAAAATTTGCCATTCTGGCGCGCCGTTACAATGCCGTGACGCTCAACGATATGCTGTTTGCCCGCTACCAGAGCCGTTTACTGGTGTGGCTGGCCAGCTTAAGCCTGCTGGTGGCCTTTATTGGCGCGATGACGGTACAGTTTATCGGTGGGGCACGTCTGCTGGAAACGGCTGCCGGGATCCCCTACGAGACAGGCTTGCTCATCTTCGGGGTAAGCATTGCGCTGTATACCGCGTTTGGCGGATTCCGCGCCAGCGTGCTGAACGATACCATGCAGGGCATGGTTATGCTCATCGGTACTATTGTCCTGCTGGTCGGCATCGTCCACGCCGCGGGCGGCCTGAGCCATGCGGTTGAAACGCTTGAGGCGATCGACCCAAAACTGATTTCGCCGCAGGGTGCGGATGACATCCTTTCTCCAACATTTATGACCTCGTTCTGGGTATTAGTGTGCTTTGGGGTCATCGGTCTGCCGCATACAGCTGTGCGCTGCATCTCTTATAAAGACAGCAAAGCCGTCCACCGGGGTATCATTATCGGTACTATCGTTGTCGCGATCCTGATGTTTGGTATGCATCTGGCGGGCGCATTAGGGCGCGCGGTGATCCCCGATCTCAGCGTGCCGGATCTGGTGATCCCAACGCTGATGGTTAAAGTGCTTCCACCGTTCGCTGCCGGGATTTTCCTTGCCGCACCGATGGCCGCCATTATGTCGACAATCAACGCTCAGTTACTGCAAAGTTCCGCTACGATCATTAAAGATCTTTATCTGAACCTGCGCCCTGAGCAGGTTGAAAATGAACGACGCCTGAAGCGTATGTCGGCCGTTATTACGCTGGTGTTAGGCGCATTGCTGCTGTTAGCCGCCTGGCGCCCACCGGAGATGATCATCTGGCTGAACCTGCTGGCATTTGGTGGCCTTGAAGCGGTATTCCTGTGGCCGCTGGTGCTAGGGCTCTACTGGGAACGCGCAAACGCTGCGGGCGCGCTGAGCGCCATGATCGTCGGCGGTGTGCTGTATGCCGTGCTCGCAACATTTAAAATTCAGTACCTGGGCTTCCATCCGATTGTGCCTTCGTTACTGCTAAGTTTACTGTCGTTTGTGGTGGGAAACCGTTTCGGTCAGCCCGTCCCACAACCCGCTATGATTTCTACTGATAAATAAAGAGTTTTGCCATGCCGTGGATCCAACTAAAACTGAACACAACCGGCGCTAACGCCGAGGAACTGAGCGATGCGCTGATGGAGGCCGGCTCGGTCTCTATCACCTTCCAGGACACGCATGACACGCCGGTCTTTGAGCCGCTGCCGGGCGAAACCCGCCTGTGGGGTGATACCGACGTTATTGGCTTGTTTGATGCCGAAACCGATATGAAAGAGGTTGTCGCGATTCTGGAGCATCATCCACTGCTGGGCGCGGGCTTTGTGCACAAAATCGAACAGCTTGAAGACAAAGACTGGGAGCGCGAATGGATGGATAACTTCCACCCGATGCAGTTCGGCAAACGTCTGTGGATCTGCCCAAGCTGGCGCGAGGTTCCCGATGAAAATGCGGTCAACGTCATGCTCGACCCAGGCCTGGCGTTTGGTACCGGCACTCACCCAACCACATCCCTGTGCCTGCAGTGGCTGGATGGTCTGGATCTGGACGGTAAGACGGTGATCGACTTCGGCTGTGGTTCCGGGATCCTCGCGATTGCCGCCCTGAAACTGGGTGCGGCAAAAGCCATCGGGATCGATATCGATCCGCAGGCGATTCAGGCCAGCCGCGACAATGCCGAGCGTAACGGCGTCTCCGATCGTCTGGAGCTGTATCTGCCGGATGCTCAGCCTGAGGCCATGAAAGCCGACGTGGTAGTGGCAAACATCCTGGCAGGCCCATTACGTGAACTGGCACCGTTAATCAGCGTGCTGCCCGTTGAGGGCGGTCTACTGGGGCTTTCTGGTATTCTGGCAAGCCAGGCTGACAGCGTCTGTGAAGCCTATGCCGATCTCTTCGCGCTCGACCCGGTGGTTGAGAAAGAAGAGTGGTGCCGCATTACCGGTCGTAAAAAATAAGCTTTTGGCGTGGTCCTCTGACCACGCCTTTTTCCCTTTGATATTTCTCCCGCCTTTCACCTGTCTCCGCTAAAATAACCCTACAAATCATGTGTGTTAGTTTTGATTTGAATAATAAAATTCACAGGAAGAATATAATGAAACACGTTTATGGCAAGGCAGCGCTGCTGGCGCT includes:
- the acuI gene encoding acrylyl-CoA reductase (NADPH); translated protein: MQALILEQQDGKTLASVQAIEESRLPEGEVTVDIDWSSLNYKDALAITGKGKIIRNFPMVPGIDFAGRVHTSEDPRFHAGQQVLLTGWGVGENHWGGLASQARVKGDWLVPLPKGLDGRKAMIIGTAGFTAMLCVMALEDAGIRPESGEIVVTGASGGVGSTAVTLLHKLGYQVAAVSGRQSTHDYLRQLGASRILGREEFAETRPLEKQIWAGAVDTVGDKVLAKVLAQMNYGGCVAACGLAGGFALPTTVMPFILRNVRLQGVDSVMTPPARRAEAWERLVRDLPDSFYTQSATEITLSQAPEYASKIMDNQFHGRALVKIA
- the msrP gene encoding protein-methionine-sulfoxide reductase catalytic subunit MsrP; protein product: MKNRKLTEADVTSESVFMLQRRQILKMLGISATALTLTPAAHADLLDWFKGNDRPKAPSGAPLTFTKPAEWQNKLTLTPEDKVTGYNNFYEFGLDKADPAANAGSMKTDPWTLKIDGEVAKPLTLDHHDLTTRFPLEERIYRMRCVEAWSMVVPWVGFPLHKLLAMVEPTSNAKYVSFQTRYAPDEMPGQKDRFIGGGLEYPYVEGLRLDEAMHPLTLLTVGVYGKALPPQNGAPIRLTVPWKYGFKGIKSIVSIKLTRERPPTTWNLAAPGEYGFFANVNPHVDHPRWSQATERFIGSGGALDVKRQPTLLFNGYADEVASLYRGLNLRENF
- the msrQ gene encoding protein-methionine-sulfoxide reductase heme-binding subunit MsrQ, whose amino-acid sequence is MRLTVKHIAWLKVLLHLAGLLPFIWLFWAVSHGAFSADPAKDIQHFTGRMALKFLLATLLISPLARYAKQPLLIRTRRLLGLWCFAWATLHLTSYALLELGINNLALLGRELVTRPYLTLGIVSWLVLLALALTSTQYAQRKLGRRWQLLHNFVYLVAILAPIHYLWSVKILSPQPVIYALLALALLAWRYKKFRQWWR
- the aroQ gene encoding type II 3-dehydroquinate dehydratase, which codes for MADKFQILVLNGPNLNMLGTREPEKYGTLTLSEIVNRLSTEAASLNVDLDHFQSNAEYAIIDRIHQAKDNVDYILINPAAFTHTSVAIRDALLAVSIPFIEIHLSNVHAREPFRHHSYLSDIAAGVICGLGADGYSYALQTAVKRLSQSN
- the accB gene encoding acetyl-CoA carboxylase biotin carboxyl carrier protein yields the protein MDIRKIKKLIELVEESGISELEISEGEESVRISRAAPAASFPVMQQAYAAPVQQPALSAAVAPAAEAAPAAAAEISGHIVRSPMVGTFYRTPSPDAKAFIEVGQKVNVGDTLCIVEAMKMMNQIEADKSGTVKAILVESGQPVEFDEPLVVIE
- the accC gene encoding acetyl-CoA carboxylase biotin carboxylase subunit, with the translated sequence MLDKIVIANRGEIALRILRACKELGIKTVAVHSSADRDLKHVLLADETVCIGPAPSVKSYLNIPAIISAAEITGAVAIHPGYGFLSENANFAEQVERSGFIFIGPKADTIRLMGDKVSAITAMKKAGVPTVPGSDGPLTDDMDANRAHAKRIGYPVIIKASGGGGGRGMRVVRSDAELAQSISMTKAEAKAAFSNDMVYMEKYLENPRHIEIQVLADGQGNAIYLAERDCSMQRRHQKVVEEAPAPGITPELRRYIGERCSKACVDIGYRGAGTFEFLFENGEFYFIEMNTRIQVEHPVTEMITGVDLIKEQLRIAAGQPLSIKQEEVVVKGHAVECRINAEDPNTFLPSPGKITRFHAPGGFGVRWESHIYAGYTVPPYYDSMIGKLICYGENRDVAIARMKNALQELIIDGIKTNVDLQMRIMSDEHFQNGGTNIHYLEKKLGLHEK
- a CDS encoding YhdT family protein, with product MDKRFVQAHKEARWALWLTLLYLAAWLVTAYLPDSAIGITGLPHWFEMACLLVPLVFILLCWAMVKFIYRDIPLEDDDAA
- the panF gene encoding sodium/pantothenate symporter, whose product is MQLEVILPLIAYLLVVFGLSVYAMRKRTTGSFLNEYFLGSRSMGGVVLAMTLTATYISASSFIGGPGAAYKYGLGWVLLAMIQLPAVWLSLGILGKKFAILARRYNAVTLNDMLFARYQSRLLVWLASLSLLVAFIGAMTVQFIGGARLLETAAGIPYETGLLIFGVSIALYTAFGGFRASVLNDTMQGMVMLIGTIVLLVGIVHAAGGLSHAVETLEAIDPKLISPQGADDILSPTFMTSFWVLVCFGVIGLPHTAVRCISYKDSKAVHRGIIIGTIVVAILMFGMHLAGALGRAVIPDLSVPDLVIPTLMVKVLPPFAAGIFLAAPMAAIMSTINAQLLQSSATIIKDLYLNLRPEQVENERRLKRMSAVITLVLGALLLLAAWRPPEMIIWLNLLAFGGLEAVFLWPLVLGLYWERANAAGALSAMIVGGVLYAVLATFKIQYLGFHPIVPSLLLSLLSFVVGNRFGQPVPQPAMISTDK
- the prmA gene encoding 50S ribosomal protein L11 methyltransferase → MPWIQLKLNTTGANAEELSDALMEAGSVSITFQDTHDTPVFEPLPGETRLWGDTDVIGLFDAETDMKEVVAILEHHPLLGAGFVHKIEQLEDKDWEREWMDNFHPMQFGKRLWICPSWREVPDENAVNVMLDPGLAFGTGTHPTTSLCLQWLDGLDLDGKTVIDFGCGSGILAIAALKLGAAKAIGIDIDPQAIQASRDNAERNGVSDRLELYLPDAQPEAMKADVVVANILAGPLRELAPLISVLPVEGGLLGLSGILASQADSVCEAYADLFALDPVVEKEEWCRITGRKK